The Glycine soja cultivar W05 chromosome 4, ASM419377v2, whole genome shotgun sequence genomic sequence CACTGATACCCTCAGAATTTTGTGAAATTGCACAAACTCACTCTGCTATTTTAACGTTTACAATAACCTCCCTTATAGGGAAACACGGTTTaatgtttttcaaacaattaagtGGGTTAGTGTAGGGGTAGAAAAAACAGGAGGATTTAGTGTAATTTCATAAAAGCTCAAGAAGTGTCAGTATAATTTACTcattatattttacaataatttaaagTATAAATATGATGATATGGTCCAATATAGTATAAATAAAGGTTAGTGCTTTACATTTTGCATCGCATCGTACCATAATAAACACATCAAGTCAATATCAATTTCAAAGTATTCAATCtcttattctcttttatttcctATTTCTGCCTCTACCTGAAATTCTATAATTGTAATATGGTATCAAAGTGATATCATCCTCAATATATAACCTATCTTGTGATATTTTGCTGCTAAGTTCACTAAAATTTGGAACTACTTTGTTATCGTCTAACCATTCGAGTCACCACCATTAAGGTTGGATAATTGGTCTCCACACCCTCAACCATTAAGTGAAGACAACCTGACTCAAAAGCCTCAGAACATCATCCCTATTCTGGCTGCTATTGTCTCTAATCATATTACCTTGCCTTCTTTCAGGGATAATCTTGCCACCTATGTTCACTTTGTCATGGCTGTGTGGCTCCTGTAGGATGCAGAAATCTGGCATGTTCTCTCCATCAGCTAGGTTTCTGTGATTTTAGGGATTGCTAAGGAGAGAAAAAATGTAGGGAAGGAAAAATACTTgtatattatttcaaaaataacaaagataCATATATAGGCAGGGCTGCCTAATTACATAATGAATGTAGAatggaaaataaacaaaaggggGATCAGATCAACTTACAGTTTTTGATCCAAAAGCTGAATGGTAAAAACTATGTTGAATTTGCTCAATCCGTGTAAGGTGGTACTTGTAGAAAGAGAATCAGATATGATAGTGGCAGATACAGTTTCAGGAATGCTAGAGTTAGTGGAAGATGTGGTGGAGGTTTTATAGTCAGTACTGTAAGTATTTCTTTCCCAATGTCTTTGTTGATGAGAAAATATTGAAATGTCAAAAAGAAATTATTCACGCAGTGATCAATTGGTTGTGCCTCCCAATGTGAATCAtaacaatgatatttttttcctatctcactatgatttttcattttcctAGCAAGTAAACCAGAACAATGTGATGCATACCAACTcagtttcaatttcaattttttcaatccAGAATTTTGTTATGGTTTAAAGCTTCCAAATGTTGTTTTTGATGAATTTGGAGAAGTTTTAGTTCTCATAGAGTATAAATTACTTGTCAGGAAATTTCTagcaaaatcactttttttcttgGTCATACAACATTCCAACCAGAATTTCGGGTCAAAGAGTTGTCTTTCTAGCTTCTAACAATGCCCATATCTGATAGGGACTTGGGTATTATGGGGTGCCTAAGTCTCACAAAGTAGTATAGGATGCTCAGTGGAGTATTTAAGTGCTTGGTTCTCCCCCCTTAATAGCTAGCTTTTAAAGGTGGGTTTGTCAAGTGCTTGAATGCTTATCAATTGGTAACAGAGTTGGTTGTTGACTTGCTGGTATCAAGCTAGTTGTCGATGTCTCTGAAAGAGATACTTGTGGAGGGGCTAACCAAAAAGGGTGAGTGAAACATTGTAGAGTGTCAACTGCTGAGATGTCAACTCTCATGGGTGATACTATGATAGGGCCTCTGGGTATTATGAGTAGTATGAGATGCTCGTTGGAGTATTTAAGAGCTTGGTTCTCCACCCCTTAACAACTAGCTTTTAAGGGTGGGTTTCCAAGTACTTGGGTGCTTATCAATCTCTCTGACATCTCCAACATCCTTGAGTTTCCTTTCCAGGCATGATTGATGGagtacatattatatttttcttttttaaaagggCTTATCTGTAACAAGCTTAAGGTACAGCAAGCTTTAGCTTGAGGTTGAAGGGGtgttaaaatatagaaaaatatccAATAATATCTTGATTATATCTTAGAGTAACTTACAGTATCTTAGATTATGTTTTAGGATAAGTTTCTCTATTTCCTTATTTCatgatttgtttatttaattatgattatgatcTAACGTTAGTATAAATAAGGTTTAGTGTTTTATGTTTTGCATCATATTGTAACACAATAAACACATCAAGCCAATATCAATTTTTGGAGTATTCAATCTATTTTATCTCCTTTGGTTCCCTCTATACCTAAAACCCTAGAATTTCAGCAACTCCAAATTAAtagaaaacttatttttaagacCTCCTTCCTGACCTTCGTAATCAACCTTTTCCATTAACCATCAGACTAGGTATTGAGCGTCAAAAGATGTGTAAAAAATGAGCATCCACATGAATTGTGCATTTTCATTCCACCATTCACCTCATGCAGGACATATTGCCCATAGAATGGAGTTGAGGCAATCCAAGTAAAAACTCTCTTGCTCAGCCCATTTCGTACTGTCAAGTTATTAAGTATGCAACATGGACAACATTTGAAAATAAGGAAGCACTTAAAACCCACCCTCAAAACTCAAAATGTATGCCAAAATTAACCATGTCTTGTCTAATACGTGGGAGAACACAAGATTAATATTCACTAGCCAAAGAAAGGACATTTTCAGAAGCCTTTGCCAAAATACTCGCCCTTTGActcttttcttttgtctttGCGGTGATATTGTTCATGTACAAAAGCCTTAAACTTATGAATAATGTGTTTCATCTATTCATAGAGCCAAATTCAAAGGCACTCCTTGAGATAGGGCAGCAATTAAGGCAGTTTTCCAACATTTTCAATATATAGTTTTGGAAGCAATTTTATTGGATGTAAGTGTAAGTAATGAGAAACTTTAGAATTCCAgacattttttaaacataaaattttaacgGTTTAAATGTCATTTGTTAACCTTAAATCTCTAAGAAAGCCCCACCTAGAATTTTCTAGTTCCACCCATATCAATGCGAGAATCCTCCACTGTGTTTAATTATAGAACTTCAAAGTCAAGAACGAAACAGAGTAGTATGTGTGACAGGACATACCTCGGTGCCATCGGAAAGCACTTTAGCCAACACAGGTATCTCATATTGGTAAGCGTTTTCCCACTCAGGATTGGTAGTTATATCCCTTATctgacaaaacaaaacaaaaccaaacatcaaataaaaaaatctcgtATTCAATGCATAGTAACGCATACAAGGtacgagagagaaagagagttgCCTGCAAATCAACGCCGTGAAGTGAATCAGTGCCCAAGAGTAAGAATGCAGCTTGAAGCTTCTCTTTGAGGCCATCGCACAAACAGCAACCGGGTTTGGAGTAGAGGACGAGCTTTCTAGAAGGTGCAGCAccaaaagaagaagatgagagGGGTCTGAATTTGAAAGCCGTTTGTCCTCTTAACAAAAAAAGTGGCGAGGAAGGCCTTGCCACTGCAAACGCTCCCAAAGCACTTCCGACCACCATGTTTCTCGACAGTGACACCACAATCCTCACACTGAATTTTCTCTCACCTTAAACCCAAGCTGTTCCATGGGCTGGGATATGCTCATTTCTCAAGcccaattaattttattttgggctTCTTAGTTAGAATTTCAACCCTGacttgtattatatttttcttttacataacATGACTTGTATTAATTAGATCAACATTacttctgtcaaaaaaaaatccatcaaCATTACTCGTGAAGTCATCGCCTAGATCAACATGTTTTTTAATCATCAGCTCAACTTATTTTTAACaagctagattttttttttacgtcgTTAAATTGCATGATTTTCAAATGTCACTAGTATGCATTATTGTTTTGACCGAATagttctatctttttttttacgtCAGAAT encodes the following:
- the LOC114410439 gene encoding uncharacterized protein LOC114410439, with the translated sequence MVVGSALGAFAVARPSSPLFLLRGQTAFKFRPLSSSSFGAAPSRKLVLYSKPGCCLCDGLKEKLQAAFLLLGTDSLHGVDLQIRDITTNPEWENAYQYEIPVLAKVLSDGTEVALPRLSPRLGVELLQKKIAAALSQQ